A genome region from Gloeocapsopsis sp. IPPAS B-1203 includes the following:
- a CDS encoding thioesterase family protein has translation MNQEKLLPFETSLSLVVRTYDIDFAGIVSNIVFIRWLEDLRCEILVNHLSIADQLQNGIAPLLIQTKIDYKKSITMTDKPMGTMWISKLKAFKWFVNAEIAIDGIVMATAEQTGCFIDLTTRRPVPVPAELQQKYLEYDQI, from the coding sequence ATGAATCAAGAAAAGCTTTTACCCTTTGAGACTTCTTTGTCGTTGGTTGTTAGAACTTACGATATAGACTTTGCAGGGATTGTTAGTAATATTGTATTTATTCGGTGGTTAGAAGATTTACGCTGCGAAATTTTGGTTAATCATTTATCTATTGCAGATCAATTACAAAATGGTATAGCTCCATTACTAATCCAAACTAAAATTGATTATAAAAAATCGATTACTATGACAGATAAGCCTATGGGTACAATGTGGATTAGTAAGCTAAAAGCATTCAAGTGGTTTGTTAATGCTGAAATAGCTATAGATGGTATTGTTATGGCTACAGCTGAACAAACAGGTTGTTTTATTGACTTAACGACAAGGCGTCCGGTTCCCGTACCCGCAGAACTCCAGCAAAAATATTTAGAGTACGATCAAATTTAA
- a CDS encoding DUF2062 domain-containing protein, translated as MKKSRWHWIRQVRSFSWRILHVRGTPQYIARGLAAGVFAGLFPLFGLQTIVGVALATLLKGHKLMAAAGTWISNPLTYVPILLFNFQIGRWLLNFDLTFTTEAIADWQTFVEVGTEFIVALFTGCFVVGLLCAIACYFVSIPLIRYLRRYTINQQLRKKIRHEQLSFGAKRLSLKKTNQKHVDK; from the coding sequence GTGAAGAAGTCTAGATGGCACTGGATACGACAAGTTCGCAGTTTTTCTTGGCGCATACTACATGTCAGAGGAACTCCGCAATACATTGCACGAGGTTTAGCTGCTGGCGTATTTGCTGGATTATTTCCCTTATTTGGGCTGCAAACCATCGTGGGAGTAGCATTAGCAACTTTACTAAAGGGTCATAAGCTAATGGCAGCAGCAGGTACCTGGATCAGTAACCCGCTGACTTATGTGCCTATTTTGCTGTTTAATTTTCAGATTGGACGTTGGCTGCTCAATTTTGATTTGACATTTACTACTGAAGCAATAGCAGATTGGCAGACATTTGTAGAGGTAGGGACTGAGTTTATAGTTGCACTGTTTACTGGCTGCTTTGTTGTTGGGTTACTCTGTGCGATCGCTTGTTATTTTGTTTCCATACCTCTAATCCGCTATTTACGTCGTTATACAATCAACCAACAGCTGAGAAAAAAAATACGTCACGAGCAGTTATCCTTTGGTGCTAAAAGGCTTTCCCTAAAAAAAACTAATCAAAAGCACGTAGATAAATAA
- a CDS encoding SGNH/GDSL hydrolase family protein — MKTILCFGDSNTWGWNPITQQRFPRHIRWTGVLQCQLGNEYHLIEEGLCGRTTLRKDMFERYTSSKEYLIPCLSSHKPIDLVIIMLGTNDLKHRFAASALNIAKSAGVLVKIVQRSKTGANGTAPTVLLIAPPSIRELGDYGKTFRGAETKSKEFGRLYEAVAQSSKCAFLDAAKYINSSSIDGIHLDANEHLKLGEVVTGVVREIFQNEPISS; from the coding sequence ATGAAAACTATTTTGTGTTTTGGTGACTCGAATACTTGGGGATGGAACCCTATTACACAGCAACGTTTTCCTCGTCATATCAGATGGACTGGGGTTTTACAATGTCAATTAGGTAACGAATATCATTTGATTGAAGAAGGATTATGCGGACGAACCACTCTCCGCAAAGATATGTTTGAGCGTTACACCAGTAGTAAAGAGTATTTGATTCCTTGCTTAAGCTCGCATAAGCCAATTGATCTAGTCATTATTATGCTAGGTACTAACGATTTGAAACATCGTTTTGCAGCTTCTGCATTGAATATTGCTAAAAGTGCTGGAGTTTTAGTGAAAATTGTTCAACGCAGTAAAACAGGAGCTAATGGTACTGCCCCAACAGTGTTATTAATAGCACCACCATCAATAAGGGAACTAGGAGATTATGGTAAAACATTCAGAGGAGCTGAAACTAAGTCAAAAGAGTTTGGTAGACTTTACGAAGCAGTTGCTCAAAGCTCCAAATGTGCTTTTTTAGATGCAGCAAAATATATCAATTCAAGTAGTATAGATGGAATTCATTTGGATGCAAATGAACATCTAAAACTAGGTGAAGTAGTGACTGGTGTAGTCAGAGAGATTTTTCAGAATGAACCGATATCGAGTTAA